The Spirochaetota bacterium genome has a segment encoding these proteins:
- a CDS encoding GGDEF domain-containing protein — protein MDPKEILKSVQLFSSLNDSELNIIQNYCRFKELQEKEKLFDYDEDFKLLCVVTAGSIAIYSNGSSNRLIARYLPNESFGELNLCGITLGNAQAVALEQSRVLLFPTISFEDFITQHANIGAKVIYQLLSNISFRIRETNKLISQNYGWVSELKKAIYTDRLTGLYNRQYCEELFKENREYAIAVVKPDKFKAINDTCGHKAGDATLIALAQTIRKAAPDAIHIRYRGDEFIVASSPDVDIQSLAQSVHKAIQTINIASITNGQITSITASMGTGNGILCQKLIDSVYERMWSVYHNGGNSIAVEGDM, from the coding sequence ATGGACCCAAAAGAAATATTAAAATCTGTGCAGTTATTCTCATCGCTGAATGATAGCGAATTAAATATTATCCAGAATTACTGCAGATTCAAGGAACTTCAGGAGAAAGAAAAACTTTTTGATTATGATGAAGATTTTAAACTTCTGTGCGTTGTAACTGCTGGCAGCATTGCGATTTATTCCAATGGCTCCTCAAACCGACTCATAGCACGATATCTTCCTAATGAAAGTTTTGGCGAGCTTAATCTCTGTGGCATTACACTTGGCAACGCACAGGCTGTTGCACTGGAACAATCCCGTGTACTGCTTTTCCCAACAATATCATTTGAGGATTTCATAACACAGCATGCCAATATTGGTGCAAAAGTCATTTATCAGTTACTATCGAACATATCATTCAGAATACGCGAAACAAACAAACTCATTTCACAAAACTATGGCTGGGTAAGCGAACTAAAAAAAGCTATATACACTGACAGGCTTACGGGGCTTTATAACAGACAATATTGTGAAGAGCTTTTCAAAGAAAACAGGGAATACGCAATTGCCGTTGTCAAACCTGATAAATTCAAAGCCATCAACGATACCTGCGGGCATAAAGCTGGTGATGCTACCCTTATAGCTCTGGCACAGACAATACGCAAGGCTGCACCCGATGCCATTCACATCCGGTACCGGGGCGATGAATTTATTGTTGCATCTTCCCCTGATGTAGATATTCAATCACTGGCACAATCAGTACATAAAGCCATTCAGACAATTAATATTGCATCAATCACCAATGGGCAGATTACATCAATAACGGCAAGTATGGGCACCGGAAATGGAATATTATGCCAGAAGCTTATAGACAGCGTGTATGAGCGCATGTGGTCAGTATACCATAACGGTGGAAATTCAATAGCAGTGGAAGGTGACATGTGA
- a CDS encoding NAD(+)/NADH kinase — MQKIAINLHPDDEGSLKIISALIKKAHAKGVQVLLPNYPIIQKDFSSLIAKNDTYTNVDIAIAIGGDGTFIRTARIFAASNVPILGVNRGRLGFLNEFLPQEALDYFDEILKGNYTFSKRKMLRANIIRDGEQYTAVDYLNDAVITKGSFSRPIRIRLELNDEFVTCYSGDGLIIATATGSTAYSLSAGGPIVLPDDESVFIVNPICPHTLAIRPMVVPDSMVLSARVVTTIENLLLTVDGQEAIALQETDIVHFSRSSYVIHIINHPSRRYFDVLRQKLGWGANNAE; from the coding sequence ATGCAAAAAATAGCAATAAACCTGCACCCTGATGATGAAGGGTCTCTTAAAATTATAAGCGCATTAATTAAAAAAGCACATGCAAAAGGAGTGCAGGTGCTACTACCTAACTATCCCATTATACAAAAAGATTTCTCCTCTTTAATTGCAAAAAATGATACATACACCAATGTTGACATTGCCATTGCTATTGGTGGGGATGGAACCTTTATCCGTACCGCACGGATATTTGCAGCATCAAATGTTCCCATCCTTGGTGTTAATCGTGGCAGGTTAGGATTTTTAAATGAATTTTTGCCTCAGGAAGCTCTTGATTATTTTGATGAAATCTTAAAAGGCAATTATACTTTTTCCAAAAGGAAGATGCTCAGGGCCAATATTATTCGTGATGGTGAACAATACACGGCGGTAGATTATTTGAATGATGCTGTTATTACCAAAGGATCATTTTCAAGGCCAATTAGAATTCGATTGGAGCTTAACGATGAATTTGTTACCTGCTATTCGGGTGATGGCCTTATTATTGCCACGGCTACTGGTTCAACCGCATATTCACTTTCAGCAGGCGGCCCAATTGTTCTCCCTGATGATGAATCGGTGTTTATAGTTAACCCAATATGCCCACATACGCTAGCCATACGGCCAATGGTGGTTCCAGATTCAATGGTGTTGTCGGCACGGGTTGTTACTACAATAGAGAATTTATTATTGACAGTTGATGGCCAGGAGGCTATTGCATTGCAGGAAACGGATATTGTACATTTTTCACGGTCATCATATGTAATACATATTATTAATCACCCATCGCGGCGGTATTTTGATGTGCTACGCCAGAAGTTAGGATGGGGAGCAAACAATGCAGAGTAG
- the recN gene encoding DNA repair protein RecN: protein MLVELKIKNFILIDELSITFGKGLNILTGETGAGKSILIDALSGVLGEKMSTDMIRSGYDRAVLEGVFDISNLPQVKQILEQSGIDNEDDTLILRREIYSNGKGRCFANSIQIPLAKLKEIADYLVDIHGQNEHQNIVQVAKHRELLDNFGLLQPLVQNMSQLHKQLQEIKEKIASLQIDEREKARRIDYLSHAIGEIEQANLQPNEEEALKNESNLLSNAEKLFNELNTVQELMQGDRGVVQSLKKMEMSLGHMAGFDPNLSGVLETVREAYYSLEDAYATLRDYARSIDFSPERINQVEERLALISSLKKKYGDTIQDILLYAQNAKRELSTITTTEEALDKLQQEYDVTLKQARELALQLSEKRLEAAKKLEQMVTRELADLGMQGTVFRVSIKREISPDGEIEANNKKYILYPHGLDRVEFLLSANEGEELRQLRKVASGGEMSRIMLALKKCILDADIVDSLVFDEVDAGIGGKTAEVVGKKLKALAKQRQVLVITHLPQIAAMSDNHYMVQKKSVNARTTTLVEKLSPDEKVNEVARMLAGEVVTDLSVKHAKELIELASKQ from the coding sequence ATGCTTGTAGAACTTAAAATAAAAAATTTTATTTTGATAGATGAGTTATCAATAACCTTTGGCAAGGGATTGAATATCCTTACCGGTGAAACGGGTGCAGGTAAGTCCATCCTTATTGATGCGCTCTCAGGGGTGCTGGGTGAGAAAATGTCAACTGACATGATTCGTTCTGGCTATGATAGGGCAGTGCTTGAAGGTGTCTTTGATATAAGCAATCTTCCTCAGGTAAAGCAGATTTTAGAGCAATCGGGCATTGATAATGAAGATGATACACTAATTCTTCGCCGTGAAATTTATTCCAATGGCAAGGGCAGGTGTTTTGCAAATTCCATCCAGATTCCCCTTGCTAAACTGAAAGAGATAGCTGACTATTTAGTGGATATACACGGACAAAATGAACATCAAAATATTGTGCAGGTTGCAAAGCACCGGGAGCTATTGGATAATTTTGGCTTATTGCAACCGCTGGTGCAAAACATGTCACAGCTTCATAAACAATTACAGGAAATAAAAGAAAAAATAGCGTCACTCCAGATAGATGAAAGGGAAAAGGCTCGGCGCATTGATTATCTTTCTCATGCTATTGGTGAAATTGAACAGGCAAACCTGCAGCCAAATGAAGAAGAAGCATTGAAGAATGAATCAAACCTCTTGAGCAATGCGGAAAAACTGTTTAATGAATTGAATACTGTACAGGAACTCATGCAGGGTGATCGCGGTGTTGTACAGAGCTTGAAGAAAATGGAAATGAGTTTGGGTCATATGGCAGGTTTTGACCCAAATCTGTCCGGCGTGCTTGAAACAGTGCGCGAAGCATACTATTCGCTTGAGGATGCATATGCTACATTGCGTGATTACGCACGTTCAATAGATTTTTCCCCTGAACGCATTAATCAGGTTGAAGAGCGGCTTGCACTTATCTCAAGCTTGAAGAAAAAATATGGTGATACCATTCAGGATATTTTGTTGTATGCGCAGAATGCAAAGCGTGAACTTTCTACCATTACTACAACCGAAGAAGCACTGGATAAACTACAACAGGAATATGATGTAACCTTAAAACAGGCACGTGAGTTAGCATTGCAGCTTTCAGAAAAGAGGCTGGAGGCAGCAAAAAAATTGGAACAAATGGTAACACGGGAATTAGCTGATCTGGGGATGCAGGGAACGGTGTTCAGGGTATCAATAAAGCGTGAAATAAGCCCGGATGGGGAGATAGAAGCCAATAATAAAAAATATATTTTATACCCCCATGGCCTTGACAGAGTAGAGTTTTTGCTTTCAGCTAACGAAGGCGAAGAATTGCGGCAGTTGCGAAAAGTGGCAAGCGGTGGTGAGATGTCGCGCATTATGCTGGCACTGAAAAAGTGCATCCTTGATGCTGATATTGTTGATTCGCTTGTATTTGATGAAGTTGATGCGGGGATTGGTGGTAAAACAGCAGAAGTTGTTGGTAAAAAATTAAAAGCATTGGCAAAGCAGCGTCAGGTGCTGGTCATTACGCATCTTCCTCAGATTGCAGCAATGTCAGATAATCATTATATGGTACAAAAAAAATCGGTTAATGCCCGTACCACAACTCTTGTTGAAAAACTGTCGCCAGATGAAAAAGTAAACGAAGTGGCACGCATGCTGGCAGGTGAGGTTGTAACTGATCTCAGCGTGAAACATGCAAAAGAATTAATTGAACTGGCTTCAAAACAGTGA
- a CDS encoding acylphosphatase, which translates to MAKRLILHGVVQGVFCRYYCSETAKRLGIHGSATNLYDGTVQVLLDTDDDALIDSFIHALKTNPYGIRFYGSISRIDISDYQGTIRGDYRF; encoded by the coding sequence ATGGCAAAGCGACTAATTCTTCATGGTGTTGTGCAGGGTGTGTTTTGCCGTTACTATTGCAGTGAAACCGCCAAGCGTTTAGGAATTCACGGCAGTGCAACCAACTTATATGATGGTACAGTTCAAGTCCTCCTGGATACAGACGATGATGCATTAATTGATTCATTTATTCACGCTCTTAAAACCAATCCCTACGGGATTCGTTTTTATGGCTCAATCAGCAGAATTGATATTTCTGATTACCAGGGAACAATACGCGGTGACTATCGCTTCTAA
- the nadB gene encoding L-aspartate oxidase, whose product MSIEVFTSDFLVIGSGIAGLTFAIKASDLGTVHIVTKKKDFDSNTNYAQGGIASVFDPHDSIESHIKDTLIAGAGLCNETAVRILAESGPQRVQELMNWGAHFSTRKNPNGTVSLDLGREGGHSYNRIVHAKDLTGQEVERALLDEIARRKNIRVFENHTAVDLLTQHQLKLTGKHFNSYNNIRCYGAYILDNTTGVVHLFTAPYTLLATGGIGQVYLHTTNPAIATGDGIAMAYRAGALIADMEFIQFHPTSLYEPGQKERAFLISEAVRGEGAILVNSRGERFMEKVHPLKELAPRDIVARAIDMELKRLGDQCVYLDISFKDKDFLESRFPTIYHYCIEAGIDISKEPIPVVPAAHYLCGGIVSDLNGRSSISNLYVSGESACTGVHGANRLASNSLLEGIVFSHRAFCHIKEIFSPDHKDALPQFPQWDKKGTFDLEEWILIQHNIEDVKRVMWDYVGIVRSNRRLERAARRITLLEEEIQDYYRRSTITSRLVELRNLITTAKLIVQSAMLRKESRGLHYNTNYPQQDESLNGSFIISSQQQPLFMKISEISFT is encoded by the coding sequence ATGAGTATAGAAGTTTTTACATCAGATTTTTTAGTGATAGGCAGCGGCATTGCAGGATTGACATTTGCAATAAAAGCTTCTGACTTGGGCACTGTACACATTGTAACCAAAAAAAAAGACTTTGACTCAAATACCAACTATGCACAGGGTGGTATTGCTTCAGTTTTTGACCCTCACGATTCTATTGAATCACATATTAAAGATACATTAATTGCAGGAGCAGGGCTTTGCAATGAAACAGCAGTACGTATACTAGCTGAAAGCGGCCCGCAGCGTGTCCAGGAACTCATGAACTGGGGTGCGCATTTCAGTACCAGGAAAAACCCAAACGGAACAGTATCCCTTGATTTGGGCAGAGAGGGAGGACACTCATATAACAGAATTGTCCATGCAAAAGACCTTACCGGGCAGGAAGTTGAACGGGCGTTGCTTGATGAAATTGCCCGTAGAAAGAATATACGGGTGTTTGAAAACCATACCGCAGTTGACCTGCTTACCCAGCATCAGCTTAAATTAACTGGTAAACATTTCAATTCTTATAACAATATCCGGTGCTATGGGGCATATATCCTTGATAATACTACCGGGGTTGTTCATCTTTTTACTGCTCCATACACATTGCTTGCTACTGGCGGTATTGGTCAGGTGTATCTTCATACCACCAACCCCGCCATTGCTACTGGTGATGGCATTGCAATGGCATACCGCGCTGGTGCACTCATAGCGGACATGGAATTTATTCAATTTCATCCTACATCATTATATGAGCCAGGGCAAAAAGAACGGGCATTCCTTATCAGTGAGGCAGTCCGTGGCGAGGGCGCAATCCTGGTCAATAGTCGTGGTGAACGTTTTATGGAAAAGGTTCATCCTTTAAAAGAACTGGCACCACGTGATATTGTTGCCAGAGCTATAGATATGGAATTAAAGCGCCTTGGCGATCAATGCGTATATCTTGATATTTCTTTTAAAGATAAGGATTTTCTTGAGTCCCGTTTCCCAACTATTTATCATTACTGCATAGAAGCAGGCATTGACATAAGCAAAGAACCCATCCCTGTGGTACCGGCTGCACATTATTTGTGCGGAGGTATTGTATCTGATTTAAACGGAAGATCATCTATCAGCAATTTGTATGTTTCAGGTGAATCCGCTTGCACTGGTGTCCACGGTGCTAACCGGCTTGCCAGCAATTCCCTTCTTGAGGGAATTGTATTTTCCCATAGAGCTTTTTGCCATATAAAAGAAATATTTTCACCTGACCACAAAGATGCATTACCTCAGTTCCCACAATGGGATAAAAAGGGAACGTTTGATTTAGAAGAATGGATTTTGATTCAGCATAACATTGAAGATGTCAAACGTGTTATGTGGGATTATGTTGGTATTGTACGTTCCAACCGCAGGTTGGAAAGGGCTGCACGACGTATAACCCTGCTTGAAGAAGAAATACAGGATTACTACAGAAGAAGTACCATAACTTCCCGATTGGTTGAATTGCGTAATTTGATAACCACCGCAAAATTGATAGTCCAGAGTGCAATGCTTCGCAAAGAAAGCCGTGGACTTCATTACAATACCAATTATCCCCAACAGGATGAATCCTTAAATGGAAGCTTTATCATATCATCACAACAACAGCCATTATTTATGAAAATTTCTGAGATTTCATTTACATAA
- a CDS encoding TatD family hydrolase: MYIDSHAHFDLCAEDHNTTPDVIFSRMEENEVTSAVHVVIEYSGLQWGIDFASKYKNIFLALGIHPSSLADSSTLNQFTVTIERYIKTIPEKIFGIGETGLDYYRMRQPKAMQQESFYTQIQVAKKHNLPVIVHSRDAMDDTYAILKEQSPLKGIIHCFSGGPSDARKFIDLGFYISFAGNVTYKTATNLQDAARYVPFDKMLLETDAPFLTPVPHRGKPNHPGMVIHTYHFIATLKKVPLSNCIDNIAQNFSNLLIKH, translated from the coding sequence ATGTATATTGATTCACATGCACATTTTGACCTATGTGCTGAAGACCACAACACAACACCAGATGTTATATTTTCACGCATGGAAGAAAATGAGGTAACCTCTGCAGTGCATGTCGTTATTGAGTATAGTGGGCTGCAGTGGGGTATCGATTTTGCCAGTAAATATAAAAATATTTTTCTTGCTTTAGGTATTCATCCTTCATCACTGGCTGATAGCTCAACATTAAATCAATTCACAGTAACTATCGAACGGTACATAAAAACAATCCCTGAAAAGATTTTTGGTATTGGTGAAACCGGCCTTGACTATTACCGTATGCGTCAGCCAAAAGCCATGCAACAGGAATCCTTCTATACTCAAATACAGGTAGCTAAAAAGCATAACCTGCCTGTGATTGTACATTCGCGCGATGCAATGGACGATACTTATGCAATATTAAAAGAGCAAAGCCCACTCAAAGGCATTATCCACTGCTTTTCTGGTGGGCCTTCCGATGCCAGGAAATTTATTGACTTAGGCTTTTATATTTCTTTTGCAGGAAATGTAACATACAAAACCGCAACCAATCTTCAGGATGCAGCACGTTATGTTCCTTTTGACAAAATGCTACTGGAAACCGATGCACCTTTTTTAACTCCTGTACCACACCGAGGTAAGCCAAATCATCCGGGGATGGTTATTCATACATACCATTTTATTGCTACCCTGAAAAAAGTGCCATTATCAAATTGTATTGACAATATTGCACAAAACTTTTCCAATTTACTCATCAAACACTAA